In the genome of Sphingomonas naphthae, one region contains:
- a CDS encoding LLM class flavin-dependent oxidoreductase: MRVQPAAFLRTTLPLDLSVLPALDSGRYHSIWLPDHMVSFWPDSIWTPEFTDLATASPSPHRHLDALAVAGAAAALTQNVPIATSVVDTVRRHPAMLAQTALTLDHLSKGRFILGLGSGEAENTVPYGFDFSRPVGRFEEALKVIRLLWDSDGPVDFAGQFFTLHHARLDTELYDGQCPPIWIGAGGPRMLEITGRFADGWWPAGAWSPEDYAEKLGVVRAAAEKAGRDPMAITPAFIQTCLIGDDAELAEITAAPLVKAIILQVSSAELRRYGHEHPMGDGWRGFVDMDPGVLTRERIIRFCEQVTPEMLFAIIPHGTPKQIAKIVKDFCDAGLRVPKIMDYGGMAGLKYGARSAAKVREAEDELMRLVGDAA, from the coding sequence ATGAGGGTTCAGCCCGCCGCCTTTTTGCGGACCACCTTGCCGCTCGACCTGTCGGTCCTGCCGGCGCTCGACAGCGGCCGATATCATTCGATCTGGCTGCCCGATCATATGGTCAGCTTCTGGCCGGATTCGATCTGGACCCCGGAATTCACCGATCTGGCGACGGCCTCGCCCTCGCCGCACCGCCATCTCGATGCGCTGGCGGTGGCGGGCGCCGCCGCCGCGCTGACCCAGAACGTGCCGATCGCGACCAGCGTGGTGGATACGGTGCGCCGCCACCCGGCGATGCTGGCGCAGACCGCGCTGACGCTCGATCACCTGTCGAAGGGGCGCTTCATCCTCGGCCTCGGCAGCGGCGAGGCGGAGAATACCGTCCCCTACGGCTTCGATTTCTCCAGGCCGGTCGGCCGGTTCGAGGAGGCGCTCAAGGTCATCCGCCTGCTGTGGGATAGCGACGGCCCGGTCGATTTCGCGGGGCAGTTCTTCACCCTCCACCACGCCCGGCTCGATACCGAATTGTATGACGGCCAATGCCCGCCGATCTGGATCGGCGCGGGCGGCCCCCGCATGCTGGAGATCACCGGCCGCTTCGCCGATGGCTGGTGGCCGGCGGGCGCCTGGTCGCCCGAGGATTATGCCGAGAAGCTGGGCGTGGTCCGCGCCGCCGCCGAGAAGGCCGGGCGGGATCCGATGGCGATCACCCCGGCCTTCATCCAGACCTGCCTGATCGGCGACGATGCCGAACTGGCGGAGATCACGGCCGCGCCGCTGGTCAAGGCGATCATCCTCCAGGTCTCGTCGGCCGAGCTGCGCCGCTACGGCCACGAACATCCCATGGGCGACGGCTGGCGCGGCTTCGTCGACATGGACCCCGGCGTGCTGACCCGCGAGCGGATCATCCGCTTCTGCGAACAGGTCACGCCCGAGATGCTCTTCGCCATCATCCCGCACGGCACGCCGAAGCAGATCGCCAAAATCGTGAAGGACTTCTGCGACGCCGGCCTGCGCGTGCCCAAGATCATGGATTATGGCGGCATGGCCGGCCTGAAATATGGCGCCCGCTCCGCCGCCAAGGTGCGCGAGGCGGAGGACGAACTGATGCGTCTGGTGGGGGATGCGGCATGA
- a CDS encoding sulfotransferase family protein, whose translation MSGDGIERLDAEAILARAEAETGLSDYGDPTLPARFAQAIDHLNGIGLDAAGQAKAAEVCHWLLTSRLAMLGDRILYPIADEVIDRPMFATGEPRSGTTLMHALMSVDPDARALRFWEVMYPSPPPGVVAAQGEGDDPRIARADADWREINRQMPKWLHSHPYNDMLGNGLPEDERTWAFDFRVMTPTAWWRVPMQTLVGGLPTDPAAQYRLHRMMLQQLQYGRPEKYWVLKGFHGLRLDAFFDSYPDATLVYLHRDPVQVAASRTMMMADILDGIVGPIDLKEAAKLHLAMTRASIANTMTNPLIHDPRIHHVRYTDFVADPVGTIRDYYAFAGRTLSPQAEAAMRDYLANNRGDRYGKFQYSTSLLTDIGEDIAALHAEFAPFRERFGVEIEKRG comes from the coding sequence ATGAGCGGCGACGGGATCGAGCGGCTGGACGCGGAGGCGATCCTCGCGCGCGCCGAGGCGGAGACGGGCCTGTCGGATTATGGCGATCCCACGCTGCCCGCCCGCTTCGCGCAGGCGATCGACCATCTGAACGGCATCGGGCTGGACGCGGCGGGGCAGGCCAAGGCGGCCGAGGTCTGCCATTGGCTGCTCACCTCGCGGCTGGCGATGCTGGGCGATCGCATCCTCTATCCGATCGCCGACGAGGTGATCGACCGGCCGATGTTCGCCACCGGCGAGCCGCGATCGGGCACCACCCTGATGCACGCCCTGATGTCGGTCGATCCCGATGCGCGCGCGCTGCGCTTCTGGGAGGTGATGTATCCCTCGCCGCCGCCCGGCGTGGTCGCGGCGCAAGGGGAGGGGGACGATCCGCGCATCGCCCGCGCCGATGCCGACTGGCGCGAGATCAATCGCCAGATGCCCAAATGGCTGCACAGCCACCCCTATAACGACATGCTGGGCAACGGCCTGCCGGAAGACGAGCGCACCTGGGCGTTCGATTTCCGGGTGATGACGCCGACGGCCTGGTGGCGCGTGCCGATGCAGACCCTGGTGGGCGGCCTGCCGACCGACCCGGCGGCGCAATATCGCCTGCACAGGATGATGCTCCAGCAGCTGCAATACGGCCGGCCGGAGAAATATTGGGTGCTGAAGGGCTTCCACGGTCTCCGGCTCGACGCCTTCTTCGATTCCTATCCCGATGCGACCCTGGTCTATCTCCACCGCGATCCGGTGCAGGTGGCGGCCTCGCGCACGATGATGATGGCCGATATCCTCGACGGCATCGTCGGTCCGATCGACCTGAAGGAAGCGGCGAAGCTGCATCTGGCGATGACCCGCGCCAGCATCGCCAACACCATGACCAACCCGCTGATCCACGATCCGCGCATCCACCATGTCCGCTACACCGATTTCGTCGCCGATCCGGTGGGCACGATCCGCGACTATTACGCCTTCGCTGGTCGCACGCTGAGCCCGCAGGCCGAGGCGGCGATGCGCGACTATCTCGCGAACAATCGCGGCGATCGCTACGGCAAGTTCCAATACTCCACGTCCCTGCTCACCGACATCGGCGAGGATATCGCCGCGCTCCACGCCGAATTCGCGCCCTTCCGCGAACGCTTCGGGGTCGAGATCGAGAAGCGCGGCTGA
- a CDS encoding sugar phosphate isomerase/epimerase family protein, with protein sequence MHPRLSVHSICFPGAGVEELFGHWRALGAGRVSFSTGQLEGHAPADLRAALAAGGHAVETVTHVFAPGPLSGEAGAIAADRARLTQAIDLAAAIGARSIYMLTGGRGQRTWEEAAALFAEAVAPCLPRARDAGIALAIENTTPFFAHGHLGNTLRDTITLAELAGIGVCIDYFACWAEADIPGQIARAMPRLALVQVSDYVLGDRSLPCRAVPGDGAIPWRQVLRWLLAAGYAGAFDLELLGPRIDAEGHEAAAARAAGVIGALLADLGA encoded by the coding sequence ATGCATCCCCGCCTGTCGGTCCACAGCATCTGCTTCCCCGGCGCCGGGGTGGAGGAATTGTTCGGCCACTGGCGGGCGCTGGGCGCCGGGCGGGTGAGCTTTTCGACCGGGCAGCTGGAGGGCCATGCCCCGGCCGATCTGCGCGCGGCGCTGGCGGCGGGCGGCCATGCGGTCGAGACGGTCACCCACGTCTTCGCGCCCGGCCCGCTAAGCGGCGAGGCGGGCGCCATCGCCGCCGATCGCGCGCGGCTGACGCAGGCGATCGACCTCGCCGCCGCGATCGGCGCGCGATCGATCTACATGCTGACCGGCGGGCGCGGCCAGCGGACATGGGAGGAGGCTGCCGCTTTGTTCGCCGAGGCGGTCGCCCCCTGCCTGCCGCGGGCGCGCGACGCCGGGATCGCGTTGGCGATCGAGAATACCACGCCCTTCTTCGCCCACGGCCATCTCGGCAACACGCTGCGCGACACGATCACGCTGGCCGAACTCGCCGGCATCGGCGTCTGCATCGATTATTTCGCCTGCTGGGCGGAGGCGGACATCCCCGGCCAGATCGCCCGCGCCATGCCGCGGCTCGCGCTGGTGCAGGTCAGCGATTACGTCCTCGGCGACCGTTCCTTGCCGTGTCGCGCGGTGCCGGGCGACGGGGCGATCCCGTGGCGTCAGGTGCTGCGCTGGCTGCTGGCGGCGGGCTATGCCGGCGCCTTCGATCTCGAACTGCTCGGCCCGCGCATCGATGCCGAGGGGCATGAGGCCGCCGCCGCCCGCGCCGCCGGGGTGATCGGCGCGCTGCTCGCCGATCTCGGCGCCTGA
- a CDS encoding DUF1214 domain-containing protein, producing MAFGDGPDDAALDTAWGDFCDRLKAAGRHAFKDHNPADPLQRADAFRFLTQNLGQAFDLALETRDTRFPLLHDFCNPTRKLGGDCADFTYVQAWVDGHSVYRITGNRGTARFVNFTVQGPRPVRLASGAPPLHDPFGDVPEANLFGHQLKTNWDGGFELFIGGERQGQNWLPTTPGTRKLFLRQGFDRFDERPATMRIERVGMEGPRPLPTPADMIGAFDWAGDFVSNIMAEWPDWSFANGGVDATRPNAFPVLIDTGEDRKRGRAATAMHWVLAPDEALIVEFDAHDGLWMFTNGGVFMNSMDFLYRPVSTTPSRTAVDADGRIRLILAHEDPGFANWIDTQGFTRGNLTYRHMLEGAPVPLATRLVKRANLAAALPADSATVTPAERLERMRARFDGIRQRYGL from the coding sequence ATGGCTTTCGGTGACGGCCCCGACGATGCGGCGCTCGACACGGCCTGGGGCGATTTCTGCGACCGGCTCAAGGCGGCCGGCCGCCATGCCTTCAAGGATCACAATCCGGCCGATCCGCTCCAGCGTGCCGATGCCTTCCGCTTCCTCACCCAGAATCTGGGGCAGGCGTTCGATCTCGCGCTGGAGACGAGGGACACGCGCTTTCCGCTGCTCCACGATTTCTGCAACCCTACCCGCAAGCTGGGCGGGGACTGCGCCGATTTCACCTATGTGCAGGCGTGGGTCGATGGCCATTCGGTCTATCGCATCACCGGCAATCGCGGCACGGCGCGCTTCGTGAACTTCACCGTGCAGGGGCCGCGCCCCGTGCGGCTCGCCAGCGGCGCGCCGCCGCTCCACGATCCGTTCGGCGACGTGCCCGAGGCGAACCTGTTCGGCCATCAGCTCAAGACCAATTGGGACGGCGGGTTCGAGCTGTTCATCGGTGGCGAGCGGCAGGGTCAGAACTGGCTGCCCACCACCCCCGGCACCCGCAAGCTCTTCCTGCGCCAAGGCTTCGATCGCTTCGACGAGCGGCCGGCGACGATGCGGATCGAGCGGGTCGGCATGGAAGGTCCGCGCCCGCTGCCCACCCCCGCCGACATGATCGGCGCGTTCGACTGGGCTGGCGATTTCGTCAGCAACATCATGGCCGAATGGCCCGACTGGTCCTTCGCCAACGGCGGGGTCGATGCCACCCGGCCCAATGCCTTCCCGGTCCTGATCGACACCGGGGAGGACAGGAAGCGCGGCCGCGCCGCTACAGCGATGCACTGGGTGCTGGCGCCGGACGAGGCGCTGATCGTCGAGTTCGACGCGCACGACGGCCTCTGGATGTTCACCAACGGCGGCGTGTTCATGAACAGCATGGATTTCCTCTACCGTCCGGTCAGCACCACCCCCAGCCGCACGGCGGTCGACGCAGATGGCCGCATCCGCCTGATCCTCGCGCACGAGGACCCCGGTTTCGCCAACTGGATCGACACGCAGGGCTTCACGCGCGGCAACCTCACCTACCGCCACATGCTGGAAGGCGCGCCCGTGCCGCTCGCCACCCGGCTGGTGAAACGCGCCAACCTCGCCGCCGCCCTCCCCGCCGACAGCGCCACCGTCACCCCCGCCGAACGGCTGGAACGGATGCGCGCGCGGTTCGACGGGATACGGCAGCGATACGGGCTTTAA
- a CDS encoding zinc-dependent alcohol dehydrogenase family protein, whose translation MRVYPSAAPDTIRAETGEASPPGPGEIGVRMRGASINFRDALVARGLFPVAEGLIPLSDGAGEVIAVGMGVTDHAVGDHVVSLFHPTWIDGAIDRARLTESPGGPRDGFACEFVTRPASHFTRAPANLDHAESATLPCAGLTAWRAVVTDGQVKPGATVLIQGTGGVSLFALQFARAAGATVIATSSSDEKLARLRALGADHVINYKRVEKWGEAVVALTNGRGADHVIEVGGPHTLPQSLIAARTGGHVAIIGAVGGFDIDVIPFAIVQAKRLRLQGVTVGSRRDQIDMVAAIEANTIRPVIDSRFPLARLPDALRHLQGGGHVGNICLDI comes from the coding sequence ATGCGCGTCTATCCATCGGCGGCGCCGGATACGATCCGGGCGGAGACGGGCGAGGCATCCCCACCCGGCCCCGGTGAGATCGGGGTGCGAATGCGTGGCGCCTCGATCAACTTTCGCGACGCGCTCGTGGCGAGGGGCCTCTTTCCTGTAGCAGAGGGCCTGATCCCATTGTCGGACGGCGCCGGCGAGGTAATCGCGGTCGGCATGGGCGTGACGGATCATGCGGTAGGCGATCATGTCGTCAGCCTGTTCCATCCGACATGGATCGACGGCGCCATCGATCGCGCCCGTCTTACCGAAAGCCCCGGTGGACCACGCGACGGTTTCGCCTGTGAATTCGTCACCCGCCCCGCGAGCCACTTCACCCGCGCGCCGGCCAATCTCGACCATGCCGAAAGCGCCACGTTGCCATGCGCCGGCCTTACGGCATGGCGCGCGGTCGTTACCGACGGTCAGGTCAAGCCCGGCGCGACGGTGCTGATTCAAGGCACCGGTGGCGTATCGCTGTTCGCCCTGCAATTCGCCAGGGCCGCCGGGGCGACCGTGATCGCCACCTCCTCTTCCGACGAGAAACTCGCACGGCTCAGGGCGCTGGGTGCCGATCACGTCATCAACTACAAGCGTGTCGAAAAATGGGGCGAGGCGGTTGTCGCGCTGACGAACGGACGCGGCGCGGATCATGTGATCGAAGTCGGCGGTCCGCACACCTTGCCGCAATCGCTGATCGCCGCGCGGACGGGCGGCCATGTCGCGATCATAGGCGCGGTCGGCGGGTTCGACATCGACGTCATCCCCTTCGCCATCGTGCAGGCCAAGCGCCTGCGCTTGCAGGGCGTAACGGTCGGCAGCCGGCGCGACCAGATCGACATGGTGGCCGCGATCGAGGCCAACACCATCAGACCGGTGATCGACAGCCGCTTTCCGCTGGCGCGCCTGCCCGACGCGCTGCGCCATCTCCAGGGCGGCGGTCACGTCGGGAATATCTGCCTCGACATCTGA
- a CDS encoding FAD-dependent oxidoreductase translates to MADFDETFDFVVAGSGGGSMCAALMMRSLGRSVLILEKTEYVGGTTARSGGVMWIPNNPFMKRDGVADSFEEADRYLDAVVGDDDAMPGASRARRRAYLRQAPRMVEFLVQQGLDMDRVPYWPDYYDDRPGGSEAGRTVIAKPFDTNRLGAWREKLQPGFLPMPVLLDDALKIRTLKQSWKGRAMILKIGLRTIVARLRGQRWVSAGAALQGRMLEASLKAGVDIRTQAPVKELIVEDGRVTGVVIEKDGRPWRVGARSGVLVNAGGFAHNQRMRDTYQPGTQARWTVVTKGDTGEMIEEMMRHGAAVAQMGEMVGYQTMTPPGSEDAPITPSMQSVTAAPHVILVDQGGSRYMNEGGSYMAYCKAMLERNRTVPAVHSWAVFDSQYLAKYGLANGIVAGWKVKVWIAAGFMKTGATVAALADKIGADPATLTATVDRFNGFVAAGRDADFHRGERAYDRWLGDPYNPSSATLGSIEKGPFYALPVVPGDVGTYGGVVTDTDARVLREDGSPIEGLYATGISTASVMGGAYPGAGSSVGPSFTWGFVAAKHAAGADNVAAGSIAA, encoded by the coding sequence ATGGCCGATTTCGACGAGACGTTCGATTTCGTGGTGGCGGGCAGCGGCGGCGGATCGATGTGCGCGGCGCTCATGATGCGCTCGCTCGGCCGATCGGTGCTGATCCTCGAAAAGACCGAATATGTCGGCGGCACTACCGCGCGATCGGGCGGGGTGATGTGGATCCCCAACAACCCCTTCATGAAGCGCGACGGCGTGGCCGACAGTTTCGAGGAGGCGGATCGCTATCTCGATGCCGTGGTCGGCGATGACGACGCGATGCCGGGCGCGTCGCGCGCGCGCCGCCGGGCCTATCTGCGCCAGGCACCGCGGATGGTGGAGTTCCTCGTCCAGCAGGGCCTCGACATGGATCGCGTGCCTTATTGGCCCGATTATTACGACGACCGCCCCGGCGGATCGGAAGCCGGCCGCACCGTGATCGCCAAGCCGTTCGACACCAACCGGCTGGGCGCCTGGCGCGAGAAGTTGCAGCCGGGCTTCCTGCCGATGCCCGTGCTGCTCGACGACGCGCTCAAGATCCGCACGCTGAAGCAGAGCTGGAAGGGGCGGGCGATGATCCTGAAGATCGGGCTCAGGACGATCGTGGCCAGGCTGCGCGGGCAACGCTGGGTTTCGGCCGGGGCGGCACTGCAGGGGCGGATGCTGGAGGCCTCGCTGAAGGCGGGGGTGGATATCCGCACCCAGGCACCTGTGAAGGAATTGATCGTCGAGGACGGCCGGGTGACCGGCGTGGTCATCGAGAAGGATGGCCGGCCGTGGCGCGTGGGCGCGCGCAGCGGCGTGCTCGTCAACGCCGGCGGCTTCGCCCACAACCAGCGGATGCGCGACACCTATCAGCCGGGCACGCAGGCCAGGTGGACGGTCGTGACCAAGGGCGACACCGGCGAGATGATCGAGGAGATGATGCGCCACGGCGCCGCCGTCGCCCAGATGGGCGAGATGGTCGGCTACCAGACGATGACCCCGCCGGGCAGCGAGGATGCACCGATCACCCCCTCGATGCAGTCGGTCACTGCCGCCCCGCACGTCATCCTCGTCGATCAGGGCGGCAGCCGCTACATGAACGAGGGCGGCTCCTACATGGCCTATTGCAAGGCGATGCTGGAGCGGAACCGGACGGTGCCGGCGGTGCACAGCTGGGCGGTGTTCGACAGCCAGTATCTCGCCAAATATGGCCTCGCCAACGGCATCGTCGCCGGGTGGAAAGTGAAGGTCTGGATCGCCGCCGGCTTCATGAAGACCGGCGCTACGGTGGCGGCGCTGGCCGACAAGATCGGTGCGGACCCCGCGACGCTGACCGCCACGGTCGATCGCTTCAACGGCTTCGTCGCCGCCGGCCGCGACGCGGATTTCCATCGCGGCGAGCGCGCCTATGATCGCTGGCTGGGTGACCCCTACAATCCCTCGTCGGCGACGCTCGGCTCGATCGAGAAGGGGCCTTTCTACGCGCTGCCGGTCGTGCCCGGCGACGTCGGCACCTATGGCGGCGTCGTCACCGACACCGACGCCCGCGTGCTGCGCGAGGACGGCTCGCCGATCGAGGGACTCTACGCCACCGGCATCTCGACCGCGTCGGTGATGGGTGGCGCCTATCCCGGCGCGGGATCGAGCGTAGGGCCATCCTTCACCTGGGGCTTCGTCGCCGCGAAACATGCGGCGGGCGCCGACAATGTGGCGGCAGGCTCGATCGCGGCGTGA
- the npdG gene encoding NADPH-dependent F420 reductase translates to MAKVAVVGGTGHLGNAIAKRLVKAGHEVTIGSRSADSAEAAARELGESVDFGANADVAAGQDFVLVAVPYSAHASTLADIRDAVGGAIVIDTTVPLVPPKVMRVQLPAAGSAAMEARDHLGPEVKLVSAFHNVAAHRLATGEDVDCDVLVFGDDIEARGATVDLICGIGMRGLAAGALCNSAAAEALTSILIFLNKTYAADGAGIRFTGLTKAPPIG, encoded by the coding sequence ATGGCCAAGGTCGCAGTCGTCGGGGGCACGGGGCATCTGGGCAATGCCATCGCCAAGCGGCTGGTGAAGGCCGGCCATGAAGTGACGATCGGCTCACGCTCGGCCGACTCCGCCGAGGCCGCCGCGCGCGAACTCGGGGAAAGCGTGGACTTCGGCGCCAATGCCGATGTCGCCGCCGGCCAGGATTTCGTCCTCGTCGCGGTGCCCTACAGCGCGCATGCCTCCACCCTGGCCGACATCCGCGACGCGGTGGGCGGGGCGATCGTGATCGACACCACGGTGCCGCTCGTGCCGCCCAAGGTGATGCGCGTGCAGCTGCCGGCGGCGGGATCGGCGGCGATGGAGGCGCGCGACCATCTCGGGCCGGAGGTGAAGCTGGTGTCGGCCTTCCACAATGTCGCCGCGCACCGGCTGGCGACCGGCGAGGATGTCGATTGCGACGTGCTGGTGTTCGGCGACGATATCGAGGCGCGTGGCGCCACGGTCGATCTGATCTGCGGCATCGGCATGCGCGGCCTGGCCGCCGGCGCGCTGTGCAATTCGGCGGCGGCCGAGGCGCTGACCTCGATCCTGATCTTCCTGAACAAGACCTACGCCGCCGACGGCGCCGGCATCCGCTTTACCGGCCTGACGAAAGCGCCGCCGATCGGGTGA
- a CDS encoding acyltransferase family protein, whose translation MHRREPLRERTVADRPLLDTIRWMSAALVAIGHAMGLIFTRNMAGPSRLDPLDFLGDLRGPAVIFFFVISGYLVGGGVLERAQGFRWKSYAIARFSRIYIVLIPAILLICLLDGAAHWIDPASPLYAGVWPSGVLGTEPIDTRYVPINWVATFLSLGGLLAAPVGTGNALWSLGYEWVFYFVFPLLVLPLARFRSLLLPLIPIVAVLALLVACGRAIDASFFAMWIAGAYARVLNDHADVPRWLGWAGVLIAMVALIASQFLKPNPCFLTLAFGFALYLSRRPAGERGLSRRFDRPLADISYSLYVTHFPLIIFLGFLLHRAGYLPTAGLGVGVLSLAMLAGMTVASFALAWLFGRLFEQRTDSLRKWLSGL comes from the coding sequence ATGCATCGCCGCGAACCACTGCGCGAGCGCACCGTGGCCGATCGGCCCCTGCTCGATACGATCCGCTGGATGTCCGCCGCGCTGGTCGCGATCGGCCATGCGATGGGGCTGATCTTCACGCGCAACATGGCCGGCCCCAGCCGGCTCGACCCGCTCGACTTCCTCGGCGATCTGCGCGGCCCGGCGGTGATCTTCTTCTTCGTCATCAGCGGTTATCTGGTCGGCGGCGGCGTTCTCGAACGGGCGCAGGGCTTCCGCTGGAAATCCTATGCCATCGCCCGCTTCTCGCGCATCTACATCGTCCTGATCCCGGCGATCCTGCTGATCTGCCTGCTCGACGGCGCGGCCCACTGGATCGATCCGGCGAGCCCGCTCTACGCGGGCGTCTGGCCCTCGGGCGTGCTGGGCACCGAGCCGATCGATACGCGCTATGTCCCGATCAACTGGGTGGCGACCTTCCTGTCGCTCGGGGGCCTCCTCGCCGCCCCCGTCGGCACCGGCAATGCCCTCTGGTCGCTGGGCTATGAATGGGTCTTCTATTTCGTCTTTCCGCTGCTGGTGCTGCCGCTGGCGCGTTTCCGCTCGCTGCTCCTGCCGCTGATCCCCATCGTCGCGGTGCTGGCACTGCTGGTGGCTTGCGGCCGCGCGATCGATGCCAGCTTCTTCGCGATGTGGATCGCTGGCGCTTACGCGCGCGTCCTCAACGATCATGCGGACGTGCCGCGCTGGCTCGGCTGGGCCGGCGTTTTGATCGCCATGGTCGCCCTGATCGCGTCGCAATTTCTGAAACCCAATCCCTGCTTCCTGACCCTGGCGTTTGGCTTCGCCCTCTATCTCAGCCGGCGCCCGGCCGGCGAACGCGGCCTGTCGCGGCGTTTCGATCGTCCCCTCGCCGACATCTCCTACTCGCTCTACGTCACCCACTTTCCTCTCATCATCTTTCTGGGCTTCCTGCTGCATCGCGCGGGGTATCTGCCGACGGCCGGGCTGGGCGTCGGTGTCCTGTCGCTGGCGATGCTCGCCGGGATGACGGTCGCGTCCTTCGCACTGGCATGGCTGTTCGGCCGGCTGTTCGAACAGCGCACCGACAGCTTGCGCAAATGGCTCAGCGGCCTCTGA
- a CDS encoding glycosyltransferase family 4 protein has product MTSRPLLIFETHPIQYRAPIFQRLQQLRPDAFEVIYASDFSVRGYVDKDFGTALSWDMPLLSGYAYRVLNNEAPGGIARFGGLTARGIDRIVGEARPAAVMLSSLGYSFSFAAYFAALRRRIPVWYRADTNERAFARPAWKSALRAAYYRFVYSGLSRALYVGELNRDHFAKFGIGAKRLARVAHCTPNRLAPVTPAERATLRANTRAAIGAVEGDVVLGFFGKLIDKKNPALLLDAVARLGDAAAGLRCLFVGAGQLEAPLRAQAAEVASATGVASHFAGFVNQARIDAYYLATDILVLPSGKAGETWGLVVNEALQAGCAVIVTDEVGCAPDFADLPRFRVIPVGDADALAAAIADLRRLPRSLDWADAAMARYSVDAAAEALAGLIDAARK; this is encoded by the coding sequence GTGACGTCGCGCCCGCTCCTCATCTTCGAGACCCACCCGATCCAGTATCGTGCGCCGATCTTCCAGCGGTTGCAGCAATTGCGGCCCGATGCGTTCGAGGTGATCTACGCCAGCGATTTTTCGGTGCGCGGCTATGTCGACAAGGATTTCGGCACGGCGCTCAGCTGGGACATGCCCCTGCTCTCGGGCTATGCCTATCGCGTGTTGAACAACGAGGCGCCGGGCGGGATCGCCCGATTCGGCGGGCTCACGGCGCGCGGCATCGACCGGATCGTCGGCGAGGCCAGGCCCGCCGCCGTGATGCTCAGCTCGCTCGGCTATTCCTTCAGCTTCGCGGCCTATTTCGCGGCACTGCGCCGGCGCATCCCGGTCTGGTATCGCGCCGACACCAACGAGCGCGCCTTCGCCCGCCCGGCGTGGAAGTCGGCGCTGCGAGCGGCTTATTATCGCTTCGTATATTCCGGCCTGTCGCGCGCGCTCTATGTCGGCGAGCTCAATCGCGACCATTTCGCGAAATTCGGGATCGGCGCGAAGCGGCTCGCCCGCGTCGCCCATTGCACCCCCAACCGCCTCGCCCCGGTCACGCCCGCCGAGCGCGCCACCCTGCGCGCCAACACCCGCGCCGCGATCGGCGCGGTCGAGGGCGATGTCGTCCTCGGCTTCTTCGGCAAGCTCATCGACAAGAAGAATCCCGCGCTGCTGCTCGATGCGGTCGCGCGGCTGGGCGATGCCGCCGCCGGCCTGCGCTGTCTCTTCGTCGGCGCCGGCCAGCTCGAGGCGCCGCTGCGCGCCCAAGCTGCCGAGGTGGCATCCGCCACCGGCGTCGCCAGCCATTTCGCCGGCTTCGTCAACCAGGCCCGGATCGACGCTTATTATCTCGCCACCGACATCCTCGTCCTCCCCTCGGGCAAGGCCGGCGAGACATGGGGGCTGGTCGTCAACGAGGCGCTGCAGGCCGGTTGCGCGGTGATCGTCACCGACGAGGTCGGCTGCGCGCCCGATTTCGCCGATCTGCCCCGCTTCCGTGTGATCCCGGTGGGTGACGCGGACGCGCTCGCCGCCGCCATCGCCGATCTCCGCCGCCTGCCGCGCAGCCTCGACTGGGCCGATGCGGCGATGGCGCGTTATTCGGTCGATGCCGCCGCCGAGGCGCTGGCCGGCCTGATCGACGCCGCCCGCAAGTAA
- a CDS encoding NUDIX domain-containing protein: MTLARPLLRLAMTTAQRLRSACWFVRRPRTFGVHAIVLTPAGRIVLVRHTYVPGWRMPSGGRRESEPPAAAILRELREEIGLSDSRPPEAIGDFEHILNHRRDHVDVYLVRDAIYRPRRSLEIEETADFALDALPDDLGGSSRRQIDAYLRAASIRPASASAAASTE; the protein is encoded by the coding sequence ATGACCCTCGCCCGGCCCCTGCTGCGGCTGGCGATGACCACCGCGCAGCGGCTGCGCAGCGCCTGCTGGTTCGTCCGCCGGCCGCGCACCTTCGGCGTCCATGCGATCGTGCTGACGCCGGCCGGCCGGATCGTGCTGGTGCGGCACACCTATGTGCCGGGCTGGCGGATGCCATCCGGCGGGCGGCGGGAAAGCGAACCGCCGGCGGCGGCGATCCTGCGCGAATTGCGCGAGGAGATCGGGCTTTCGGACAGCCGGCCGCCCGAAGCGATCGGGGACTTCGAGCATATCCTCAACCACCGCCGCGATCATGTCGACGTGTATCTGGTGCGCGACGCCATCTATCGTCCGCGCCGGTCGCTGGAGATCGAGGAGACCGCCGATTTCGCGCTCGATGCGCTGCCGGACGATCTCGGCGGATCGAGCCGGCGGCAGATTGACGCTTACTTGCGGGCGGCGTCGATCAGGCCGGCCAGCGCCTCGGCGGCGGCATCGACCGAATAA